The sequence TGGAGCGCGTTCTGAGAGTATTGAGAGAAGCCGGATATGAATTGATAATAAGTTCGAATGCCGCAAGAGAATTCATTGATTTCCAAATTACGCCAATAAAGGGCTTCTTCTCTCATATATTCTCCGCTACCTCGGATTTCGGTGAGGTGAAGAAGTCCAACAGTTTCTATACTCGCGTATGCCGCATTCTGGAGGTACGACCGCAGAATATGGTTCATATCGGAGACCACTGGGTGTTTGATTTCCTGAATCCTAGGGCGATAGGCATAAATGCTTATTTCCTGGATAGAAGCGGCTATGAATTTAAAAGTAAGAGAAGACAGAATGTGAATGATGCATGGCAGGAGTTCATTATAAGCAATCTGGCTGATATTCTATAAGTTTAAGTTCCACGCCACCCCCGATTGCCTCGGAAATCAGGGCATCTCTCTGTTGCTGGTTGGTTTTCCATTTATATAACAGTTTTTTATAAGCTTTTCACTCTAATCTAATAGCAGGAATCCAATCATCATAGCGCTTTCCATTTGCATCTATGAACTCTAAGCAGGTTATGAATCCTGCGGGTGTTGAAAGATTATCGGTAGGGTGAATTTTTGAGTTGTTTGATTCTGAGCTTAACCTATTATAAGCATATAAGCAATATGGTATGATAAATTATGGAAGTTTCACTTGTCCTTCCAGCGTACAACGAAGCGAGACGACTGCGCAATACCGTTGACAAAGTTGCCCTTAGATTGATGGATATCACACGCTCTTTTGAGATCATCATAGCTGAAGATGGTGCCACAGACGGAACGGATCGAGTAGCAAAGGAGCTTGCACAGGAACTCCATTACGTGAAGCATCTACACAGTGATACACGATTGGGACGTGGTAAAGCGTTAAATCGTGCATTTAGAGCCGCAAAAGGTGATATATTGGTTTATATTGATGTTGACC comes from Methanophagales archaeon and encodes:
- a CDS encoding HAD family hydrolase, whose amino-acid sequence is MRLSDDIEVFSFDVDGTLVSKRFTDAVWLRGIPELYAKKEGLSFEDACKIVKSEYEKVGEENIRWYRIDYWLHKFGLEITAEELFMRYRNEVHIYEEVERVLRVLREAGYELIISSNAAREFIDFQITPIKGFFSHIFSATSDFGEVKKSNSFYTRVCRILEVRPQNMVHIGDHWVFDFLNPRAIGINAYFLDRSGYEFKSKRRQNVNDAWQEFIISNLADIL